A genome region from Nicotiana tabacum cultivar K326 chromosome 13, ASM71507v2, whole genome shotgun sequence includes the following:
- the LOC107817229 gene encoding uncharacterized protein LOC107817229 isoform X3, with protein sequence MLGKVLVVLLVAGLAWAFPALQPPPPKICGSPGGPLITGPRIKLRDGRHLAYKEHGVSKETAKYKVIYAHSFGSCRYDAAVAPLETLEELGAYVVSFDRPGYGESDPDPERTIKTTPLDMEELADQLGLGPKFYVMGFSMGGHSVWGCLKYIPNRLAGVALVAPVVNYWWPGFPANLSTEGYNLQLPQDQWALRVAHYAPWLVYWWNTQKWFPCNSVIAEKPKMSPPDLKVASRSAEHANKIKNLKEYAVKQGVYESLHRDMMVGFGKWDFDPMDLKSPFPNGEGSVHMWHGVEDWVVPVILQRYVAQRLPWIQYHEVPNVGHLLIHDRGVKEIIWKTFLTGEKEQIMHS encoded by the exons ATGCTTGGGAAAGTTTTAGTTGTCTTGTTGGTTGCAGGTCTAGCATGGGCATTCCCGGCCCTCCAACCTCCACCCCCCAAAATCTGTGGCTCTCCTGGTGGTCCATTAATTACTGGACCGAGAATCAAACTTAGGGACGGAAGACATCTGGCTTATAAGGAGCATGGTGTATCCAAAGAAACCGCCAAATATAAGGTCATATATGCTCATAGCTTTGGATCTTGCAGATATGATGCAGCTGTTGCACCTTTG GAAACACTTGAAGAATTAGGGGCGTATGTTGTCTCTTTTGATAGACCTGGTTATGGGGAAAGCGATCCTGATCCAGAGCGAACCATAAAAACTACACCTTTGGATATGGAAGAGCTCGCTGATCAACTGGGACTTGGCCCTAAATTTTATGTTATGGGGTTTTCCATGGGTGGTCATTCAGTTTGGGGTTGCCTTAAGTACATCCCTAATCG GTTGGCAGGAGTAGCTCTAGTTGCTCCCGTTGTCAATTACTGGTGGCCTGGATTTCCTGCTAATTTATCTACAGAAGGATACAATCTACAGCTCCCACAGGACCAATGGGCGCTTCGAGTTGCACATTATGCACCTTGGCTAGTCTACTGGTGGAACACTCAGAAGTGGTTCCCGTGCAATAGTGTTATAGCTGAAAAACCAAAAATGTCTCCTCCAGATTTAAAAGTTGCTTCTAGATCTGCTGAGCAcgcaaacaaaataaaaaatcttaAG GAATATGCTGTAAAACAAGGAGTTTACGAGTCCCTCCATCGTGACATGATGGTGGGGTTCGGGAAATGGGATTTTGATCCTATGGATCTTAAGAGCCCTTTCCCAAATGGTGAAGGCTCAGTCCACATGTGGCATGGTGTTGAAGACTGGGTTGTGCCTGTTATATTACAGCGCTACGTCGCACAAAGGCTTCCGTGGATACAATACCATGAAGTACCCAATGTTGGACATCTGCTTATTCATGATCGAGGCGTGAAGGAGATTATCTGGAAGACATTCCTGACCGGAGAGAAAGAGCAGATAATGCATTCTTAA